A genomic region of Candidatus Bathyarchaeota archaeon contains the following coding sequences:
- a CDS encoding U32 family peptidase: protein MVLKILAPVDKVEEVTQIIEAGADELYCGLLSREFLKKYTIAAINRRPSPACNFKSFEELKEAVRIAHSYGVPVALTINEHYYTEDMYPLLRDFVEKCVDADVDSFIISDLGLLLWLRDLNVGVKLSISTGGVALNSESIKFYQELGASRIQLPRHLTLKEIRDIHKEISCVETGVFILNSKCANIDGFCTFLHFTFSDPAYNNACMLPYEIYVESSEDDEKRVIAGVRQQVWQRFHIDDRPCGACALYEFNEIGLTYVKIVGRGYPTSKKIIDVKFIRSLLNTLSKNPSRREFRDIARNLYTSTYGRQCRVIMCYYPEVILNGTSSLYNKNQ, encoded by the coding sequence ATGGTGTTGAAAATTTTAGCTCCCGTAGATAAAGTTGAAGAGGTAACACAAATAATCGAGGCAGGGGCGGACGAACTTTATTGTGGTCTCTTATCACGTGAATTTCTGAAAAAATATACAATAGCGGCTATAAACAGGAGACCATCCCCGGCATGTAACTTTAAGTCTTTTGAAGAACTAAAAGAAGCTGTAAGGATCGCCCATTCTTATGGTGTTCCAGTTGCCTTGACAATAAACGAGCACTACTATACCGAGGACATGTATCCCCTTTTGCGTGACTTCGTAGAAAAGTGTGTTGACGCTGATGTTGACTCTTTTATCATTTCGGATCTTGGTCTTTTGTTATGGTTACGTGACCTCAATGTTGGGGTTAAGCTAAGCATTAGCACAGGAGGAGTGGCGCTTAATTCCGAATCTATTAAATTCTATCAAGAGTTGGGTGCTTCGAGAATACAGTTGCCGAGGCACCTCACGTTGAAGGAGATACGAGATATTCACAAAGAAATATCCTGTGTGGAGACAGGTGTTTTTATTTTGAACTCAAAATGTGCGAATATCGATGGATTCTGCACTTTTTTGCATTTCACTTTTTCGGATCCCGCTTATAATAACGCTTGCATGTTACCCTATGAGATTTATGTTGAATCGTCTGAAGATGATGAAAAGCGAGTAATCGCTGGAGTGAGGCAGCAAGTGTGGCAAAGGTTTCACATAGACGATAGACCATGTGGTGCGTGTGCGCTTTATGAGTTTAATGAGATAGGTCTAACTTACGTCAAAATTGTAGGACGTGGTTATCCAACCTCCAAGAAGATTATAGACGTAAAATTCATCCGCTCACTATTAAACACTCTGAGCAAAAATCCGTCAAGGAGGGAGTTCAGAGACATTGCTCGAAACCTTTACACTTCAACTTATGGGCGTCAATGCCGGGTCATAATGTGTTATTATCCTGAAGTGATTTTAAATGGAACAAGCAGTTTATATAACAAAAACCAGTGA